The following are encoded together in the Methylomonas methanica MC09 genome:
- a CDS encoding HAD family hydrolase, with translation MSLAIFDLDNTLIADDSDFLWGQFLVDRGIVDKDRYETANAKFYDDYKQGCLDIVDFLGFSLAPLAAHDPEQLYRWRDEFVETLIKPITLTAAHALVEQHRAAGDTLLVITATNRFVTEPIVKLYGIDNLLATTPEFKDGRYTGKFIDTPCFQAGKVKQLQDWLSSSVLNLDGSCFYSDSHNDLPLLNLVEKPVAVDPDDKLRVAAQQAGWPIISLR, from the coding sequence GTGAGTTTAGCGATTTTTGATTTGGATAATACCCTGATTGCGGATGACAGCGATTTTCTATGGGGACAGTTTTTAGTCGATCGGGGCATTGTAGACAAAGACCGTTATGAAACGGCCAACGCCAAGTTTTACGACGACTACAAACAAGGCTGCCTGGACATCGTCGATTTTTTGGGCTTTTCCCTGGCGCCTTTGGCCGCACATGACCCGGAACAGCTGTATCGATGGCGGGATGAGTTTGTAGAAACCCTGATCAAACCCATTACCTTGACTGCCGCCCATGCGCTTGTCGAACAACATCGCGCCGCTGGCGACACCTTATTGGTGATCACGGCCACCAATCGCTTTGTTACCGAGCCCATCGTCAAACTGTATGGCATCGATAACTTGCTGGCCACTACGCCTGAATTCAAAGACGGTCGCTACACCGGTAAATTTATCGATACTCCTTGTTTTCAGGCCGGCAAAGTCAAACAATTGCAAGACTGGCTATCCAGCTCTGTGTTAAACCTGGACGGCAGCTGTTTTTACAGCGATTCGCATAATGATTTACCCTTGCTAAATCTGGTCGAAAAGCCGGTGGCGGTCGATCCTGACGATAAATTGCGCGTGGCCGCGCAGCAAGCCGGCTGGCCCATTATCAGCCTGAGGTAG
- the rppH gene encoding RNA pyrophosphohydrolase, with the protein MIDSKGYRPNVGIILCNDEGRVFWAKRKGANSWQFPQGGIDFDEDPETAMYRELWEETGLRAEHVQLLGRTRYWLRYKLPERYIRKNSLPLCIGQKQIWFMLRLLSDESMVRFDCGQKQEFDNFKWVEYWYPLQDVVYFKRRVYRKAMDELGSLLMADDVQVDAAGYLSGCRES; encoded by the coding sequence ATGATAGACTCGAAAGGATACCGGCCCAATGTCGGCATTATCCTTTGCAATGACGAGGGTCGTGTGTTCTGGGCAAAGCGCAAGGGCGCTAATTCGTGGCAGTTTCCGCAAGGCGGAATTGATTTTGACGAAGACCCGGAAACCGCGATGTATCGGGAGTTGTGGGAAGAAACAGGTTTGCGCGCCGAACATGTGCAGCTATTGGGGCGGACCCGTTATTGGCTGCGCTACAAGCTGCCGGAACGCTACATTCGCAAGAATTCGCTGCCGTTGTGTATCGGTCAGAAGCAGATTTGGTTCATGTTGCGCCTGCTGAGCGACGAATCCATGGTGCGTTTCGATTGCGGGCAAAAACAGGAATTCGACAACTTCAAATGGGTGGAGTATTGGTACCCATTACAGGATGTGGTTTATTTCAAGCGGCGGGTGTACCGCAAGGCGATGGATGAACTCGGTTCCTTGCTGATGGCCGACGATGTGCAGGTCGATGCGGCGGGCTATTTATCCGGATGCCGGGAAAGCTAA
- a CDS encoding argininosuccinate synthase encodes MSEVKKVVLAYSGGLDTSVILKWLQDVYQCEVVTFTADIGQGEELEPARAKATAAGIKEIYIDDLREEFARDFIFPMFRANTIYEGEYLLGTSIARPLIAKRLIEIANETGADTISHGATGKGNDQVRFELGAYALRPDIKIIAPWREWDLNSRQKLLDYAEKHGISVEMKKGKTSPYSMDANSLHISYEGRILENPWTEPEEDMWRWTVSPENAPDQATYVELSYQNGDIVAIDDVPHTPHQVMEKLNQVAGANGVGRLDIVENRYVGMKSRGCYETPAGTVMMKAHRAIESLTLDREVAHLKDELMPRYASLIYNGYWWSPERAMLQTMIDTSQANVNGKVRVKLYKGNVIVVGRASDNSLFDENIATFEEDGGAYNQKDAEGFIKLNALRMRIAAKKGR; translated from the coding sequence ATGTCCGAAGTCAAAAAAGTCGTATTGGCCTATTCAGGCGGTCTGGATACCTCGGTTATTCTTAAATGGTTGCAGGATGTTTACCAATGCGAGGTGGTGACATTTACCGCCGACATCGGTCAGGGTGAAGAGCTGGAGCCGGCGCGAGCCAAAGCTACGGCAGCAGGCATCAAGGAAATTTATATCGACGACTTGCGCGAGGAATTCGCCCGCGACTTTATTTTTCCGATGTTTCGCGCCAATACCATTTACGAAGGCGAATACCTGCTCGGCACCTCGATTGCCCGGCCGTTGATTGCCAAACGTTTGATCGAAATCGCCAATGAAACCGGTGCAGATACCATTTCTCATGGCGCCACCGGTAAAGGCAACGACCAAGTGCGTTTCGAATTGGGCGCTTATGCGCTACGCCCGGATATTAAAATTATTGCACCGTGGCGGGAATGGGATTTGAATTCCCGGCAAAAATTGCTGGACTACGCCGAGAAACACGGTATTTCCGTGGAAATGAAAAAAGGCAAAACCTCGCCTTATTCCATGGATGCCAATTCCTTGCATATTTCCTACGAAGGCCGGATTCTGGAAAATCCCTGGACCGAGCCGGAAGAGGATATGTGGCGCTGGACCGTGTCTCCCGAAAATGCGCCGGATCAAGCAACTTACGTTGAGTTAAGCTATCAAAACGGCGATATCGTGGCTATCGACGATGTGCCGCATACCCCTCATCAAGTGATGGAGAAGCTGAATCAAGTGGCCGGTGCCAATGGGGTAGGGCGCTTGGATATCGTGGAAAATCGCTATGTCGGTATGAAGTCGCGCGGTTGCTACGAAACACCGGCCGGTACCGTGATGATGAAAGCGCATCGCGCTATCGAATCGTTAACGCTGGACCGCGAGGTGGCGCATTTGAAAGATGAGTTGATGCCGCGTTATGCCTCTTTGATTTACAACGGTTACTGGTGGAGTCCGGAACGGGCCATGCTGCAAACCATGATCGACACATCGCAAGCGAATGTTAACGGTAAGGTGCGGGTGAAATTGTATAAAGGTAATGTCATCGTGGTTGGCCGTGCATCCGACAACAGCTTGTTTGACGAAAATATCGCCACATTCGAGGAAGATGGCGGTGCATACAATCAAAAAGATGCGGAAGGCTTTATCAAGCTGAATGCCTTGAGAATGCGGATTGCCGCTAAAAAAGGCCGTTAA
- a CDS encoding metallophosphoesterase has protein sequence MAKLNVLQLTDLHITHSGELMLGIDTEFYFLQTLKHAVDRHGPFDLILLTGDLAQDPHADSYQRICRHLSRYDTRCLCLPGNHDDFGLMQTHLHTGKISCDKHLVLGDWLILMLNSQKINSPIGVLADDELDFLERALQSHAGLPTLIAVHHHCIQCGSPWMDTMQIQNSAAFLALIKKYPHVKAVTCGHVHQAFSKQDAQIALFAAPACCFQFTPLSNEFSVAETPPGYRIFQLYDDGQLQSEVFRLPIKMSNLDRNAHEY, from the coding sequence ATGGCTAAATTGAACGTTTTGCAGCTTACCGATCTACATATCACGCATTCCGGCGAGTTAATGCTGGGCATCGATACCGAGTTTTATTTTCTGCAGACCTTAAAACACGCCGTTGACCGGCACGGTCCGTTCGATTTAATCCTGTTGACCGGCGATTTGGCGCAAGACCCGCACGCGGATAGTTATCAACGTATCTGCCGGCATTTGAGCCGTTACGACACGCGCTGCCTGTGCTTACCCGGCAACCACGATGACTTCGGTTTGATGCAAACGCATTTGCATACCGGAAAAATCAGTTGCGACAAACACCTGGTTTTAGGCGACTGGTTGATCCTGATGTTGAATAGCCAGAAAATAAACAGCCCTATCGGCGTATTGGCTGACGATGAATTGGATTTTTTGGAACGGGCACTGCAATCCCACGCCGGCCTGCCGACGTTGATCGCGGTTCATCACCATTGCATTCAATGCGGTTCGCCTTGGATGGATACCATGCAGATTCAAAACAGTGCCGCCTTTTTGGCCTTGATCAAAAAGTATCCGCACGTTAAGGCAGTCACTTGCGGTCACGTGCATCAGGCTTTTAGTAAGCAGGACGCTCAAATTGCTCTGTTCGCCGCGCCCGCCTGCTGTTTTCAGTTTACGCCCTTGTCAAACGAATTCAGCGTCGCTGAAACGCCGCCCGGCTACCGTATCTTCCAACTGTATGACGATGGACAATTACAGTCGGAGGTATTCCGCCTACCGATCAAGATGAGCAACTTGGACCGAAACGCCCACGAATATTAG
- a CDS encoding DUF6515 family protein: MNTLNIKHILGIGLLVLLSQQAAVAGDWRNSQHDRGATYRQQSPVSRQSDYRHEERYYHSGHAAAPLPRGYSRVHTNAGEYFYANGSFYRPTRHGYVAVAAPIGAVLGYLPRFNRVSYARGLPYYVAGNTFFRRHGNGYVVVPNPARGYRH, from the coding sequence ATGAACACGTTAAATATAAAACACATCTTGGGTATCGGTTTACTGGTCTTGTTGAGCCAGCAGGCCGCGGTTGCCGGTGATTGGCGGAATTCGCAGCATGATCGCGGGGCGACATATCGGCAACAAAGCCCGGTGTCGCGCCAGTCGGATTATCGGCACGAAGAGCGCTATTACCATTCCGGGCATGCCGCTGCACCGCTGCCAAGAGGCTATTCCAGAGTGCATACCAACGCCGGCGAATATTTCTATGCCAATGGTTCGTTTTATCGGCCTACCCGGCATGGCTATGTAGCTGTTGCTGCTCCGATAGGTGCAGTGCTTGGTTATTTACCTCGTTTTAATCGCGTAAGCTATGCGCGAGGACTGCCTTATTACGTGGCCGGCAACACCTTTTTTCGCAGACATGGCAACGGCTATGTGGTAGTACCGAATCCAGCTAGGGGCTATCGCCATTAG
- the cysG gene encoding siroheme synthase CysG codes for MDYFPLFIKLKNQPCLVVGAGDIAARKIELLGRSGAHITVVAEQFGDSVLTMQTALSLKLQQKSFSPDDVTGMRLIVSATNDRTVNELVAASAEKQRIPVNVVDNPDLCSFIFPAIVDRSPLIAAITSGGASPVLARILRAKIESMIPASYGRLAQFAEDFRLLVKQTIKEPAQRRVFWEKMLQGRVAELVFADNTQEAERLLKSNLELAERQPNKGEVYLIGAGPGDPDLMTFRALRLLQQADVVVYDRLVSAGILEMARRDAEKIYVGKQRSNHSLPQESINELLANLALSGKRVARLKGGDPFIFGRGGEEIETLMQQGIDFQVVPGITAAAGCASYAGIPLTHRDHAQSCTFVTGHLKDGNINLDWKQLATPNQTIVIYMGLVGLKNICQALIENGCPPHHPIAIVQQGTTPNQRVLTGTLENMPQLVQDQDIKPPTLIIVGTVVSLHEKLNWFKTTQPADS; via the coding sequence ATGGATTACTTCCCGCTTTTTATCAAACTCAAAAACCAGCCCTGTCTAGTGGTCGGCGCCGGCGACATAGCCGCGCGTAAAATCGAATTGCTGGGCCGCAGCGGCGCGCACATTACCGTGGTTGCCGAACAGTTTGGGGACAGCGTCCTGACGATGCAAACCGCCTTAAGCCTGAAGCTGCAACAAAAAAGCTTTAGTCCGGATGACGTGACCGGCATGCGTCTGATCGTTTCCGCCACTAATGACCGAACCGTAAACGAGTTGGTCGCCGCCAGCGCGGAAAAACAGCGGATTCCCGTCAACGTGGTCGACAACCCCGACCTTTGCAGTTTTATTTTTCCCGCTATCGTTGACCGCTCCCCCTTGATTGCCGCCATTACTTCCGGCGGGGCATCCCCGGTGCTGGCCAGAATCCTGCGCGCCAAAATCGAAAGCATGATTCCAGCCAGCTATGGCCGGCTGGCTCAATTTGCCGAAGACTTTAGGCTGTTGGTCAAACAAACCATCAAAGAGCCGGCCCAGCGGCGTGTATTTTGGGAAAAGATGTTGCAAGGCAGAGTGGCCGAGCTGGTATTTGCAGATAACACCCAAGAGGCAGAACGTTTACTTAAATCAAACCTGGAACTGGCGGAACGGCAGCCGAACAAGGGCGAAGTCTATTTAATCGGCGCCGGGCCCGGCGATCCGGATCTTATGACATTTCGCGCCTTGCGTCTGCTGCAGCAAGCAGACGTGGTGGTATACGATCGTTTGGTATCGGCCGGCATTTTGGAAATGGCTCGCCGGGACGCCGAAAAAATTTACGTGGGTAAACAACGCAGCAACCACAGCCTGCCACAGGAATCCATTAACGAGCTACTCGCCAATCTGGCCCTGTCCGGCAAACGGGTAGCCCGGCTCAAAGGCGGCGACCCTTTCATTTTCGGCCGCGGCGGGGAGGAAATCGAAACGCTGATGCAACAAGGCATAGACTTTCAAGTCGTACCCGGCATTACCGCGGCGGCGGGCTGCGCCAGTTATGCCGGCATTCCGCTCACTCACCGCGATCACGCGCAATCCTGTACCTTCGTGACCGGCCATTTAAAAGACGGCAATATCAACCTGGATTGGAAACAACTGGCGACGCCCAACCAAACCATCGTGATTTATATGGGCTTGGTCGGTCTAAAGAACATCTGCCAAGCGCTGATCGAAAACGGTTGTCCGCCGCACCACCCTATTGCCATTGTTCAGCAAGGCACCACGCCCAATCAGCGGGTATTGACCGGTACATTGGAGAACATGCCGCAATTGGTTCAAGACCAAGACATCAAGCCGCCCACCCTAATCATCGTCGGCACGGTCGTGTCTTTACATGAAAAACTGAACTGGTTTAAGACGACTCAGCCGGCCGACAGTTAA
- the argA gene encoding amino-acid N-acetyltransferase, with amino-acid sequence MQQATAFVNWFRNSSPYIHAHRNRTFVIFFSGAAVTEPEFDNLIHDFALLKSLGVRLVLVHGIRPQIDERVLQQGDTPKFHHHLRITDALTLQYVKQAAGLVRVEIEALLSMGVSGSPMAGAKIRVASGNFVTAKPLGVLDGIDYCYTGKVRRVDAQAIHQQLDQHNVVLISPIGYSPSGEIFNLSAEEVATEVAIALQAEKLILLTDQACLSPEDNTPIPQLTADQAQALLARAHELPEAVARSLNAAIQSCRQGVERAHLINRHLDGALLLELFTRDGIGTLISSTEFEAIRPATLDDIGGIMELIKPLEQQGILVKRSREKLEMEINDYVVIERDGLIIGCTAFHVMADDRNAEIACLAVHSDYQKGARGNRLLAYLTQNAKKRGIKRLYVRSTQTVHWFVERGFTPCDIQDLPEPMKSAYNYARNSKVLCKPVD; translated from the coding sequence ATGCAGCAAGCCACCGCCTTCGTCAATTGGTTCAGAAACTCGTCGCCCTATATCCATGCGCACCGTAACCGCACTTTTGTGATTTTTTTCAGCGGTGCCGCTGTTACCGAGCCGGAATTCGATAATCTGATCCACGATTTCGCCTTGCTGAAAAGTCTGGGCGTCAGACTGGTCTTGGTGCACGGTATTCGCCCGCAAATTGACGAAAGAGTGTTACAGCAAGGCGATACGCCTAAATTTCATCATCATTTGCGCATTACCGACGCACTCACCCTGCAATACGTGAAACAAGCGGCCGGACTGGTGCGGGTGGAAATTGAAGCTTTGTTGTCCATGGGCGTCTCCGGCTCGCCGATGGCCGGCGCTAAAATCCGGGTCGCTTCCGGCAATTTCGTCACGGCCAAACCCTTGGGCGTCCTGGACGGTATCGATTATTGCTACACCGGCAAAGTCCGTCGCGTCGATGCCCAAGCCATTCACCAACAGCTGGATCAACATAATGTGGTGTTGATTTCGCCGATCGGTTATTCGCCCAGCGGCGAAATATTCAACCTATCCGCCGAAGAAGTCGCGACCGAAGTGGCTATTGCACTGCAAGCCGAGAAGCTGATTTTACTCACCGACCAAGCCTGCCTGTCGCCGGAAGACAACACCCCCATTCCACAGCTCACTGCCGATCAGGCCCAGGCATTGCTTGCGCGCGCGCACGAACTGCCCGAGGCGGTGGCAAGGTCTTTGAACGCCGCCATCCAAAGCTGTCGGCAAGGCGTCGAGCGCGCTCATTTGATTAATCGCCATTTGGACGGCGCATTGCTGTTGGAATTATTCACCCGCGACGGCATAGGCACCTTGATCAGCTCGACGGAATTCGAAGCCATACGCCCCGCCACCCTGGATGACATCGGCGGTATCATGGAATTGATCAAGCCGCTGGAGCAGCAAGGTATTTTGGTAAAACGCTCGCGGGAAAAACTGGAAATGGAAATAAACGATTACGTTGTCATCGAACGGGATGGCTTAATCATAGGCTGCACCGCGTTTCATGTGATGGCGGACGACCGGAATGCGGAAATTGCCTGTCTGGCCGTACACAGCGACTACCAGAAAGGCGCCCGCGGCAACCGCTTACTGGCTTATCTGACTCAAAACGCCAAAAAACGCGGCATCAAACGCCTGTATGTGCGCTCTACCCAAACCGTACATTGGTTTGTCGAGCGTGGCTTTACGCCGTGCGACATTCAGGATTTACCGGAACCGATGAAAAGCGCTTATAACTATGCCCGCAATTCGAAAGTATTATGCAAACCGGTCGACTGA
- a CDS encoding DUF4124 domain-containing protein codes for MRKLAFFCLIMASTSIRAEVYKCVGNFGKTVYQSRPCTNTSKEQQLDIKTTPDPAQEAAAKAKLDAARAEYQAKKTADEQLQAEKDKEAAAALDLAGKNAIGQQQQQEDRQRQKEEFEQ; via the coding sequence AGCGTTTTTCTGTTTAATTATGGCGTCAACCTCGATCCGCGCCGAAGTATACAAGTGTGTGGGGAATTTCGGCAAAACCGTTTATCAATCCCGCCCTTGTACGAATACATCCAAAGAGCAGCAGTTAGATATTAAAACAACGCCCGACCCGGCCCAAGAGGCGGCGGCAAAAGCTAAGCTGGACGCCGCTCGAGCCGAATATCAAGCCAAAAAGACCGCCGATGAACAATTACAAGCAGAGAAAGATAAAGAAGCGGCTGCCGCATTGGATCTCGCTGGAAAAAACGCTATAGGCCAACAACAGCAACAGGAAGATCGGCAAAGACAAAAAGAAGAATTTGAGCAGTAA
- a CDS encoding DUF4124 domain-containing protein — protein sequence MRKLLFLFLCFEAAICDAEVFKCIEKNGKTTYQAAPCKLVAKEQQLDIKSNPAKEAEAKAKLEAIQNEYDTRKAAQEKADKERAEQQRANSALEFARRSAIAQQEQAQAQQRQAEALENQYRYNNRPYFYLPPVRPVYPLTPGLTPGVSGSGFNHHRSVDAPRR from the coding sequence ATGCGCAAACTGTTATTTTTGTTTCTTTGCTTTGAGGCTGCAATCTGCGACGCCGAGGTATTCAAATGTATCGAAAAAAACGGCAAAACCACGTATCAGGCGGCTCCTTGTAAGCTTGTTGCAAAAGAACAGCAACTGGACATTAAATCGAACCCCGCCAAGGAAGCGGAAGCCAAAGCCAAACTGGAAGCCATTCAAAACGAATACGACACCCGAAAAGCCGCCCAGGAAAAGGCCGATAAAGAACGGGCGGAACAACAACGAGCCAACAGTGCCTTAGAGTTTGCCCGCCGCAGTGCGATTGCCCAACAAGAACAGGCGCAGGCACAACAAAGACAGGCGGAAGCCCTGGAAAATCAATATCGCTATAACAACCGGCCTTATTTTTATTTACCCCCCGTTAGACCCGTTTATCCGCTTACGCCGGGTTTGACGCCCGGCGTAAGCGGCTCGGGCTTTAATCACCACCGATCCGTTGACGCGCCTCGGCGATAG
- a CDS encoding c-type cytochrome, which translates to MKKSFGLLVGAALIAISGQVAANEAEEIGAKIYDRAFGRGCGACHDIASNPQLKELIKAGKLPKDQFATVLKNGKNGMPKAVEAIMAVGPVKKAGYTEDQAIDAVYSYLSK; encoded by the coding sequence ATGAAAAAATCATTTGGTTTATTAGTAGGCGCGGCTCTGATTGCAATCAGCGGTCAAGTAGCTGCTAACGAAGCAGAAGAAATCGGCGCGAAAATTTATGACCGCGCTTTCGGCCGTGGTTGCGGCGCTTGCCACGACATCGCTTCAAACCCACAACTGAAAGAACTGATCAAAGCCGGCAAGCTGCCTAAAGATCAATTCGCCACTGTTCTGAAAAACGGCAAAAACGGTATGCCAAAAGCTGTTGAAGCTATCATGGCCGTTGGTCCTGTTAAAAAAGCAGGCTACACCGAAGACCAAGCTATCGACGCTGTTTACTCTTACCTGAGCAAATAA
- the argH gene encoding argininosuccinate lyase, whose translation MTTVNTEKLSSARFAEATDAFVEEFTASVGFDQRMAQQDIQGSLAHAAMLNKIGILTEQELADIQRGLAQISAEIERGEFVWSIKQEDVHMNIEARLTDLIGIAGKKLHTGRSRNDQVATDIRLYLRDDIAAILLQLKRLQTALLDKAEQEADTIMPGFTHLQVAQPVTFGHHLMAWFEMLCRDRERLQDCLKRINVMPLGAAALAGTSYPIDRHMTAELLGFSRPSNNSLDSVSDRDFAIEFTAAGSLIMMHLSRFSEELVLWASAQFDFIDIPDAFCTGSSIMPQKKNPDVPELVRGKSGRVAGHLVSLLMLMKSQPLAYNKDNQEDKEPLFDTADTLINCLRAFADMMPHVKAKRENMYNSAKRGFATATDLADYLVRKGMAFRDAHEVVGLAVRLGLESGRDLSELTLNELQGFSSSIGDDVFDILQLEGSVAARKHIGGTAPAQVRKAIAEARQRIGGD comes from the coding sequence ATGACCACTGTTAATACCGAAAAACTTTCCAGCGCGCGTTTTGCCGAAGCCACCGATGCCTTTGTCGAAGAATTTACGGCTTCGGTCGGATTCGACCAGCGCATGGCGCAGCAGGATATTCAGGGGTCTTTGGCGCACGCGGCCATGCTGAACAAAATCGGCATCTTGACCGAGCAGGAACTGGCGGACATTCAACGCGGCTTGGCGCAGATCAGTGCTGAAATCGAACGCGGCGAATTCGTTTGGTCCATCAAGCAGGAAGACGTGCACATGAACATCGAAGCGCGTCTGACCGATTTGATCGGCATTGCCGGCAAAAAGCTGCACACCGGGCGCTCCCGCAACGACCAAGTGGCGACCGACATCCGTCTGTATTTGCGTGACGATATAGCGGCCATCCTGTTGCAACTCAAACGATTGCAAACCGCGTTGCTGGATAAGGCGGAGCAGGAGGCCGATACCATCATGCCGGGTTTTACGCATTTGCAAGTGGCGCAGCCGGTTACCTTCGGTCATCATTTGATGGCCTGGTTCGAAATGCTATGCCGGGACCGGGAACGGCTGCAGGATTGCCTGAAGCGCATCAACGTCATGCCTTTGGGTGCCGCGGCGTTGGCCGGTACCAGTTATCCGATAGACCGGCACATGACGGCTGAGCTGTTGGGGTTTTCCCGGCCGTCGAATAATTCGCTGGATTCGGTCAGCGACCGGGATTTTGCTATCGAATTTACGGCGGCAGGCAGTCTGATCATGATGCACTTATCGCGTTTTTCCGAGGAACTGGTGTTGTGGGCCAGCGCGCAGTTCGACTTTATCGACATTCCCGACGCGTTTTGCACCGGTTCTTCTATCATGCCGCAAAAGAAAAATCCGGACGTGCCCGAGTTGGTGCGCGGAAAATCCGGGCGGGTGGCCGGGCACTTGGTGTCGTTATTGATGTTGATGAAAAGTCAGCCCCTGGCCTACAACAAGGACAACCAGGAAGACAAGGAACCCTTGTTCGATACCGCCGACACGCTGATCAATTGTCTGCGGGCCTTTGCCGACATGATGCCGCACGTTAAAGCCAAGCGGGAGAATATGTACAACTCGGCCAAACGCGGTTTCGCCACCGCAACCGATCTGGCCGATTATCTGGTGCGTAAAGGCATGGCGTTTCGGGACGCCCACGAAGTGGTGGGGCTGGCGGTGCGCCTGGGACTGGAAAGCGGGCGGGATTTGTCCGAATTGACGTTGAATGAGTTGCAAGGATTTTCGTCAAGCATCGGCGACGATGTGTTCGATATTTTGCAACTGGAAGGCTCGGTAGCGGCGCGTAAGCATATTGGCGGAACGGCACCGGCACAGGTCAGGAAAGCTATCGCCGAGGCGCGTCAACGGATCGGTGGTGATTAA
- a CDS encoding sulfurtransferase TusA family protein gives MTEFDFEVDASGLQCPLPLLRLKKAIMEIESGAVVKVIATDPAAHLDFGVYIDQAGHIPLKILKEADRQIFFIQKK, from the coding sequence ATGACCGAATTTGATTTTGAAGTTGATGCCAGTGGTTTGCAATGTCCGCTACCGTTGTTGCGCCTGAAAAAAGCCATTATGGAAATCGAAAGCGGCGCAGTCGTTAAGGTAATTGCCACCGATCCCGCCGCGCACCTGGATTTCGGGGTTTATATCGACCAAGCCGGCCACATTCCGCTGAAAATTCTGAAAGAAGCGGATAGGCAGATTTTCTTTATACAGAAAAAATAA
- the waaA gene encoding lipid IV(A) 3-deoxy-D-manno-octulosonic acid transferase — MRQLYTIIFYLALPFVLLRLYWRGFKAPEYRQRWRERLGFYSRQSAQNVVWFHCVSVGEAEAAFPLIRLMQAEHPKLRFLVTTTTPTGSARVRAVMDKHVEHVYLPYDLPWVLRRFFTHFRPKLAVFMEKEIWPNLVAACAEQQIPLYVINARLSERSARSYKKIPALIKPALHCISRIATQTEADRLRFIEIGADAERVAVLGNIKFDMSMDDGVLAAGRALKLQFVERFVWILASTHQDEEARLLPVYARLKQQIPNLLLVIAPRHPERFSAVKNICREQGLNAVMRSENPVVSEATDVYIADSMGELKMLYAAADVAFVGGSLVPVGGHNVLEPALIGVPVLFGPQMFNFAEIAERILAEQAAVQCATPEAIGAAVLQIQADADFRDKLTAKAKAFVLRNQGATRRIADMLSQALR, encoded by the coding sequence ATGCGGCAACTCTATACCATTATTTTTTATCTGGCTTTGCCCTTTGTCTTGTTAAGGCTTTATTGGCGCGGTTTCAAAGCCCCGGAATATCGGCAGCGTTGGCGGGAACGTCTGGGATTTTATTCGCGCCAATCCGCGCAAAATGTCGTGTGGTTCCACTGTGTGTCGGTCGGCGAGGCGGAGGCTGCATTTCCACTGATACGCCTGATGCAAGCCGAGCATCCCAAGCTACGGTTTTTAGTGACCACCACCACACCGACCGGCTCCGCCAGAGTGCGGGCTGTAATGGATAAGCATGTAGAACATGTCTATTTGCCTTACGATTTGCCATGGGTTTTGCGACGCTTTTTTACGCATTTTCGCCCCAAACTGGCTGTTTTCATGGAAAAAGAAATCTGGCCGAATTTAGTTGCGGCCTGTGCCGAACAGCAAATTCCCTTGTATGTGATCAATGCGCGCTTGTCCGAGCGTTCGGCGCGGTCCTATAAAAAAATTCCCGCATTAATAAAGCCCGCACTGCACTGTATCAGCCGAATCGCGACCCAAACCGAGGCGGATAGGCTGCGATTTATCGAAATCGGCGCCGATGCGGAGCGGGTGGCCGTATTGGGGAACATTAAATTCGATATGAGCATGGACGACGGCGTACTTGCTGCTGGTCGGGCACTAAAGCTGCAGTTTGTCGAACGCTTCGTGTGGATTTTGGCCAGTACCCATCAGGATGAAGAAGCTCGGTTGCTGCCGGTTTATGCGCGCTTAAAACAACAGATTCCCAATCTGTTGCTGGTGATAGCGCCGCGGCATCCGGAGCGTTTTTCGGCGGTTAAAAATATCTGCCGGGAGCAAGGCTTGAACGCGGTGATGCGCAGTGAGAATCCTGTTGTTTCCGAGGCGACCGACGTATACATCGCCGACAGCATGGGCGAATTGAAAATGTTGTACGCTGCGGCGGATGTGGCTTTTGTCGGCGGCAGTCTGGTGCCGGTCGGCGGGCATAATGTGCTGGAACCGGCCTTGATCGGAGTGCCGGTATTATTCGGTCCGCAGATGTTTAATTTTGCGGAAATTGCCGAGCGCATTCTGGCCGAACAGGCCGCTGTACAATGCGCCACGCCTGAGGCAATAGGCGCGGCGGTGTTGCAAATTCAGGCGGATGCGGATTTTAGAGATAAGCTGACCGCCAAAGCCAAAGCCTTTGTGTTGCGTAACCAGGGCGCAACCCGGCGCATCGCCGATATGTTGTCTCAAGCGTTGCGATAA